The Candidatus Bathyarchaeota archaeon genome includes a region encoding these proteins:
- a CDS encoding nicotinamide-nucleotide adenylyltransferase, translating to MDRGLFIGRFQPFHLGHLEAAKYILSRMDEVIIAIGSAQYSHTLDNPFTAGERIEMIRMTLDAEGVDPCRYYLIPVEDVNVHSVWVPHVASRVPRFHAAYSNEPLTRRLFEEAGYRVEAIPFFERNRYSATEIRRRILEGGAWEELVPSPVAEFIRSIGGDHRIRILASTDKPKPGEPGCNLHG from the coding sequence ATAGATAGGGGGCTGTTCATAGGGAGGTTCCAACCCTTCCATCTCGGCCATCTCGAGGCTGCAAAGTACATCCTCTCAAGGATGGATGAGGTGATAATAGCGATCGGAAGCGCCCAGTACAGCCATACCCTCGACAACCCCTTCACGGCTGGGGAGCGTATAGAGATGATCCGGATGACGTTGGATGCGGAGGGTGTGGATCCATGCCGCTACTACCTGATCCCCGTGGAGGATGTAAACGTCCACTCCGTATGGGTTCCACATGTGGCCTCGAGGGTCCCCAGGTTCCACGCAGCCTATTCGAATGAGCCTTTAACCCGTAGATTATTCGAGGAGGCAGGCTACAGGGTTGAGGCCATCCCGTTCTTCGAGAGGAACAGGTATTCGGCGACGGAGATAAGGCGTAGAATCCTCGAGGGAGGCGCCTGGGAGGAGCTCGTCCCATCTCCGGTGGCCGAGTTCATAAGATCCATAGGGGGAGACCATAGGATCAGGATCTTAGCCTCAACAGATAAGCCTAAACCTGGGGAACCGGGATGTAACCTTCACGGGTAG
- a CDS encoding type II toxin-antitoxin system VapC family toxin produces MDGKLFDSSGMINCVWMGKAEKAAGQHTIELVKYEIGNYAWKRRSELREEECLRILEKLLELVETMKVLNLDFKESLLLAVREGISFYDSSYLQAALRNGLTLVTDDSRLREAASKHVKVLGSSEV; encoded by the coding sequence ATGGACGGTAAGCTCTTCGACTCCTCCGGTATGATAAACTGCGTCTGGATGGGTAAGGCTGAGAAAGCCGCTGGCCAACACACCATAGAGCTGGTAAAATATGAGATAGGCAACTACGCCTGGAAGAGGCGTAGCGAACTGAGGGAGGAAGAATGCCTTAGAATCCTCGAGAAGCTTTTGGAGCTCGTCGAAACCATGAAGGTTTTAAACCTCGACTTCAAGGAATCGCTGCTGCTAGCCGTGAGGGAGGGCATAAGCTTCTACGATTCATCATACCTCCAAGCCGCCCTACGGAACGGGCTGACGCTGGTCACGGATGATTCAAGGCTGAGAGAAGCCGCCAGTAAACATGTAAAAGTTTTAGGCAGCTCGGAGGTTTAG
- a CDS encoding SAM-dependent chlorinase/fluorinase, translated as MRPIITLLSDFGARDPYVAEMKGVILGICPEAVIVDVSHEVEKFNVAVGAFLLASAVRFFPKGCIHVAVVDPGVGGPRRPIFIETESGYLVGPDNGLLALAAEREGIKGVYEIKPGRYTLRMISSTFHGRDVFAPVAAYLARGTPASTLGVRVEGYAGISVFRSLPRRGWAEATILYVDSFGNLITGLSWRDAEEAGFPSASMFEVESKGRVFKALRASTYSEVGEGELALIPYGSHGFAELAVNRGDAAGLLGVKAGDRLSVKVTS; from the coding sequence ATGAGGCCTATAATAACGCTCCTCTCGGATTTCGGGGCTAGGGACCCATATGTGGCTGAGATGAAGGGAGTCATCCTCGGGATCTGCCCCGAGGCGGTTATAGTCGATGTCAGCCATGAAGTTGAGAAGTTCAACGTGGCCGTGGGGGCGTTCCTCCTAGCCTCGGCGGTCAGGTTCTTCCCGAAGGGTTGTATACACGTGGCCGTGGTCGACCCCGGCGTGGGCGGACCCCGCAGACCCATCTTCATAGAGACGGAGTCCGGGTATCTCGTAGGCCCGGATAACGGGCTCCTAGCCCTAGCCGCTGAGAGGGAAGGGATCAAGGGCGTCTACGAGATCAAGCCTGGAAGATACACTTTAAGGATGATCTCATCAACCTTCCACGGCAGGGATGTCTTCGCCCCTGTGGCGGCTTACCTGGCCAGGGGTACGCCGGCCAGCACATTAGGGGTTAGGGTTGAAGGCTACGCTGGGATCTCGGTTTTCAGGTCCCTCCCCCGTAGGGGATGGGCCGAGGCCACGATCCTCTACGTGGACTCCTTCGGCAACCTTATCACAGGCCTCTCATGGAGGGATGCGGAGGAGGCGGGTTTCCCCTCAGCCTCAATGTTTGAGGTGGAGTCCAAGGGCCGAGTCTTCAAGGCCCTAAGGGCCTCCACCTACTCCGAGGTGGGCGAGGGGGAGCTCGCTTTAATACCCTATGGAAGCCACGGCTTCGCGGAGTTGGCGGTGAACAGGGGTGATGCGGCCGGCCTCCTGGGGGTTAAGGCTGGCGATAGACTATCCGTGAAGGTTACATCCTGA
- a CDS encoding alanine--glyoxylate aminotransferase family protein, producing MDLKLFTVGPVACYPEVLEEMGRQMLSHRSEEYRRLHRETVEMLQDFLETSNPVFLFPSSGTGVMEGSVRNCVREKMMCCINGDFGERYLEVAESNGKRVEPLRVNLGEPILPDLLDEALRRHPDVEAVSITYNETSVGLLNPLPELADVVKSHGKLLFVDAVSAMGGVELKVDKWGIDVCFASSQKCFGVPPGLAMGSISREALERSEKAENKGWYFDFKLFEEYQEKEWSTPMTPAIPQIYALRRILEIIMGEGKEKHFQLYRERSSKIRKGVTKLGFPLFPRKGYESPTVNCFKAEADPNGIEVYEKMRERGFEIAKGYGAVKKTTFRIGNMGYIRMEDIDAMLEALREVVEECRRKP from the coding sequence ATGGATTTGAAGCTCTTCACCGTGGGGCCCGTAGCCTGCTACCCCGAGGTCTTAGAGGAGATGGGGAGGCAGATGCTCAGCCATAGAAGCGAGGAGTACCGGAGACTCCACAGGGAGACCGTCGAGATGCTCCAGGACTTCCTCGAGACCAGTAATCCAGTGTTCCTCTTCCCGAGCTCCGGGACGGGCGTGATGGAGGGATCCGTCAGGAACTGCGTCAGGGAGAAGATGATGTGCTGCATCAACGGGGACTTCGGCGAGAGGTACCTGGAGGTGGCTGAATCCAACGGTAAGAGGGTGGAGCCCCTAAGGGTCAACCTGGGGGAGCCCATCCTCCCAGACCTCCTGGACGAAGCTTTAAGGAGGCACCCGGACGTTGAAGCGGTATCCATCACCTACAACGAGACGAGCGTAGGCCTCCTGAACCCTTTACCCGAACTGGCGGACGTGGTGAAAAGCCACGGCAAACTATTGTTCGTCGATGCTGTGAGCGCCATGGGCGGAGTAGAGCTCAAAGTGGATAAATGGGGGATAGATGTCTGCTTCGCGAGCTCCCAGAAATGCTTCGGGGTACCCCCCGGGCTCGCCATGGGAAGCATAAGCAGGGAAGCCCTGGAGAGATCCGAGAAAGCCGAGAATAAAGGATGGTACTTCGACTTCAAGCTGTTCGAGGAGTATCAGGAGAAGGAGTGGAGCACCCCGATGACCCCGGCCATCCCCCAGATCTACGCCCTCAGAAGGATCCTCGAAATCATAATGGGCGAAGGTAAAGAGAAGCATTTCCAACTCTACAGGGAGAGGAGCTCAAAGATAAGGAAAGGCGTGACCAAGCTGGGCTTCCCCCTATTCCCGAGGAAGGGATATGAAAGCCCCACGGTCAACTGCTTCAAGGCTGAAGCCGACCCGAACGGCATCGAAGTATACGAGAAGATGCGTGAGAGAGGCTTCGAAATAGCCAAGGGATACGGCGCAGTCAAGAAGACCACCTTCAGGATAGGCAACATGGGATACATAAGGATGGAGGATATAGACGCCATGTTGGAGGCCCTAAGGGAGGTCGTAGAGGAATGCCGGAGGAAACCCTAA
- a CDS encoding metallophosphoesterase family protein, with product MRILAFTDFHGSRGAVERAVQASEEVDPDLILVAGDLAFGSGESSKEALRDLGGVCGMLFFVPGNMDPRELAEFSSGNVYPLHGRCLSHGGVDFLGLGGAPKGPFGTPFEYDEKYADTLLRRGLEGCRGGVLVVVSHSPPYGGRLDLTARGVHAGCKALRRFMEEAKPSLVVCGHIHEARGMEELSGTMVVNPGPAYAGYYAHIKVDGEMRVELVTP from the coding sequence CTGAGGATCCTAGCCTTCACGGACTTCCATGGATCCAGGGGGGCCGTGGAGAGGGCTGTTCAAGCCTCGGAGGAGGTGGATCCCGATCTAATCCTGGTGGCGGGGGACCTAGCCTTCGGCAGCGGAGAATCCTCCAAGGAGGCTTTAAGGGATCTAGGAGGAGTTTGCGGTATGCTGTTCTTCGTGCCGGGCAACATGGATCCTCGTGAACTGGCTGAATTCTCCTCAGGCAACGTGTATCCGCTCCATGGGAGGTGCCTATCTCATGGGGGTGTGGACTTCCTGGGGTTGGGGGGAGCGCCTAAGGGGCCCTTCGGAACCCCCTTCGAATACGATGAGAAGTACGCTGACACCCTTTTGAGGAGGGGCTTGGAGGGATGCAGGGGTGGGGTTTTAGTGGTGGTCTCCCATAGCCCGCCCTATGGGGGCCGGCTGGACCTGACCGCCAGGGGGGTCCACGCCGGCTGCAAGGCCCTCAGGAGGTTCATGGAGGAGGCCAAGCCTTCCCTGGTGGTATGCGGCCACATCCATGAGGCCAGGGGGATGGAGGAGCTCTCCGGAACTATGGTCGTGAACCCTGGACCTGCCTACGCCGGATACTACGCCCACATAAAGGTGGATGGGGAGATGAGGGTGGAGCTGGTGACCCCTTAG
- a CDS encoding peptidylprolyl isomerase: MAAKKGDFILVNYVCRVKETGEIVESTTGEGHGHEEEHLHEPLLVVVGEGWVPRGLDEALEGVEVGQKFDVEVPPSKGFGERDQSKVRLLPLRRFTREGVNPTPGMQVQVNGRPAIVRSVGAGRVQVDFNHPLAGKTLLYEVKVEKALRTRAEKVKALIHRRLPSIDLEKLGLKITPREVAVELPEDSFFLEGLQLAKRQVASDVQKYIPGIVEVSFTERFRKAEASSEQSQGQGSTPQGSESPP; the protein is encoded by the coding sequence GTGGCAGCTAAGAAGGGAGACTTCATACTCGTCAACTATGTATGCAGGGTTAAGGAGACCGGGGAGATAGTTGAGTCCACCACCGGGGAGGGGCACGGCCATGAGGAGGAGCACCTCCATGAGCCCCTCCTGGTCGTTGTGGGGGAGGGATGGGTTCCCAGGGGCCTGGATGAAGCCTTGGAGGGCGTTGAGGTCGGCCAGAAATTCGATGTGGAGGTTCCTCCCAGCAAGGGGTTCGGGGAGAGGGATCAATCCAAGGTTCGCCTCCTCCCCCTCAGGAGGTTCACCCGTGAAGGTGTGAACCCTACGCCGGGTATGCAGGTTCAGGTGAACGGGCGGCCCGCCATAGTTAGGTCTGTGGGTGCGGGGCGGGTTCAAGTGGATTTCAACCATCCATTGGCGGGTAAGACGCTGCTCTACGAAGTGAAGGTTGAGAAGGCCCTGCGGACGAGGGCTGAGAAGGTTAAGGCCCTGATCCATCGGAGGCTCCCCAGCATCGACCTGGAGAAGCTTGGATTGAAGATCACGCCCAGAGAGGTTGCGGTGGAGCTCCCTGAGGACAGCTTCTTCCTGGAGGGCCTACAGCTGGCTAAGAGGCAGGTGGCATCCGACGTCCAGAAGTATATCCCGGGGATAGTGGAGGTGTCCTTCACGGAGAGGTTTAGGAAGGCTGAGGCCTCCTCTGAACAGTCACAAGGGCAAGGTTCAACCCCTCAGGGCAGCGAGTCACCTCCTTAA